The genomic stretch TGACGTCGAACTCAAGCTCGAAATTGACCGAGGGATCATAGAAGCCACGCACGGCCGAGAACGGGATTTCGAGCTTTTCCGGCACATCGGAGAAGGACAGGCCAACCTCGAAGCCGGTGTCGGTCACTTTCAGGTCCCAATACTGGAACTGGATGACGATGGTCATCTGCTCGGGATAGCGCTCGCGCAGGCGCGACGACACGCGCACGCCGGGCGCGCCGGTCAGGAAGGTGATGAAGAAATGATGGTTGCCGGGGAGGCCGGTGCGTGCGACCTCGGCCAGGACCTTGCGCATGACGCCGCGCAACGCCTCCTGGGCCAGAATGTCGTAGCGGATGTGGTCGTCGGCCATGTGGTGGTCGGGTTCCGTTGAATCGTCCGCATAGCTGTAATCAAGCTTGAGCGCGGCGTAAACCTGATATAGCCCACCGTCGCGTCGAAGCGAGAACTATTGCCAACGATTTGATCGGCAGCGCGGCTTGCCGGCAACCGTAAATGTTATGCGTTAGCCAGCGCAGTGTGCTTTTTGACGCTGCCCGGGGCAGGGCGCTTGCCGAAAGCGCGCAGGAAAGTGCGCACGCCATTCGTCGCCGATTGCAGCACTTCGTCCTCGCGCGGCGAGCCGCCGAGCATGAAAGTGATCTGCAGTTCGGCATTGACCAGGCCGAGGAACTGGCGCGCCGCGACGTCGGGGTCGTCGATTGTGAGGTAGCCGCCATAGGCGAGGCGGGCGAGGCGGGCGGCGATTGCCGGCCATGTCCTGCCCGGGCCCTGTTCGCGCCATTCGGCGAACAGTTCGGGATAGCGCTCGCCTTCGGTCTGGATCAGCTTGCGCAGGAATTTTCCGTCGCGGTTGCAGATGCAGTTCTGGTTCAGGCGCACCGCAAAGCCGATCAAATCCGCTTCGAGATCGCCGGGCTGATCGGGAAAGGTGGCTATGGTGGCGAAGATGCCGACATTGCAGCGATCGGTGAGGTCGCGCACCACCGCCATGAACAGCTTTTCCTTGTCGCCATGGTGGTTGTAGACGGTCTGGCGCGAGACTCCAGCCTCGGCGGCAATCAGGTCGATATTGGCGCCGGCAAAGCCTTCGCGACAGAACACACCGGCAGCGGCGTCGACGATCGACAGGCGCTTGGCCTCATGGCCACGTGGCGGGAAAGTGTCAGGAGAAACGCTCGCTCTCATGAAAAACTATATAGAGGTGATTGACGATTTAGACAAGACTGTCTAAATTTGTGGACATACGATAAAGAGATTTCGCGCCGGGGAAGAACAGAATTCGTTCCTGTGGAGTCGGAATCTCGCGGGATGGAACGTCCTAGGGTTTGACGTCGCCTGGCGGCGGCAACCAGAATTCGAAAGAAGCCAATATCATGAGTCCCAAATTCCTCCGCATCGCGGTTGTGCTCGGCCTTTTGTCCGCTATCGGCCCCTTCGCGATCGACATGTATCTTCCCGCTTTGCCGTCGATCGGCGCGGATCTGCACGCCGGCACCGCCGCCGTGCAGATGAGCCTGCTGATCTTCTTCCTATCCATGGGTTTCGGCCAGATCGTCGTCGGGCCGATTTCCGACATGGTCGGCCGCAAGCTGCCGCTCTATGGCGGCCTTGGACTGTTCATGGTCGGCGGCATCGGTTCGGCAATGGCGCCGACCATCGAGTG from Mesorhizobium sp. 113-3-3 encodes the following:
- a CDS encoding SspB family protein; this encodes MADDHIRYDILAQEALRGVMRKVLAEVARTGLPGNHHFFITFLTGAPGVRVSSRLRERYPEQMTIVIQFQYWDLKVTDTGFEVGLSFSDVPEKLEIPFSAVRGFYDPSVNFELEFDVKTDAQPEEEPAQPASEPLTIVSEKKPKAEKKAASEPEKKPAAADAGAKGAEVVSLDAFRKK
- a CDS encoding TetR/AcrR family transcriptional regulator, whose product is MRASVSPDTFPPRGHEAKRLSIVDAAAGVFCREGFAGANIDLIAAEAGVSRQTVYNHHGDKEKLFMAVVRDLTDRCNVGIFATIATFPDQPGDLEADLIGFAVRLNQNCICNRDGKFLRKLIQTEGERYPELFAEWREQGPGRTWPAIAARLARLAYGGYLTIDDPDVAARQFLGLVNAELQITFMLGGSPREDEVLQSATNGVRTFLRAFGKRPAPGSVKKHTALANA